The following DNA comes from Girardinichthys multiradiatus isolate DD_20200921_A chromosome 2, DD_fGirMul_XY1, whole genome shotgun sequence.
GGGGGATCGTctcgtgtctctcgttcgggcttggcccggccgggtcccgcaaggaacAACCTGGTCACCAAgcgctctccaacgagtccTAACCCACGTGTCTCAattgtgtggtcctcatgaaagtgtcttgaaccactctttgtctgacccatcacccagagcctgtttgccattggagatcctaccaggggcattttaTCCCCAGACagcatagcctctaggatcatttgagcacttaAACCCCTCCACTGCATTAAGATGGCGGTTCGacgaggttttttttttgtgtgtaccTAATAAATGGCTGTACATGCACATACATCTACGTATCATGCCTGTTAtcgtttattttatttcttctgaaaaatatacatttatactTAATGTCTGTACGCTGAGCACgtggaaccaaagtcaaattccttgtctgTGCACACAGTGTTGGTCAATAATGTTATGAAAATAGATGGAGCAATGAATCCAGAGCTTCACCTTTCAGCTCGGCTCCCTTTTAACCACCACAGCCTGGATCATTTCCCCTGTTACTCCAGACGAAGCGCTGATCTTCCATGTCCAGCTGCATTCAGCCATCACTCAACACCATCATGACACTGGACCTTCTCTGAGGAACGTTAAGGAATCTTTCCATCTTTTTTGGGTTGGGAACCTCACAGTGAGAGGAGCTGATTCTCAGACTGAATTTAGTCCTCTGTCTTATCAAAATATGCTGCGACACTTACCAGGATTAAAACCCCCAATCTTCTGGCCTTTCTAATGCAGCCCCTCTTTTTAATAATCTGGTTTCTGCTTTCTGAGATTTTGTTACCATTTACAAACTTTCTCAGTAGATCTTTCAGTTGTCAGTAGACTTCAAAACTGAGCTTGAAGGACTAACCTGCTGGGGGTCAACATAGTCTGAATTTGGCAGGAGAAGTTCAGGATTCTAAGATTTTCAGAACTAAATCTGAGTTGGTTTGTTTTCAGAGGGCGGACTTCAGTCAGTCTGTAACGTGGGAGTAACTGGCTCTGGTTTGGTATTAgagtatttgtgttgcagcagaCGCCAGCTGAACTTTTAAAAGTTGCTCCACAAACATGTAACAGATTGtgattttcacatttgttttggtTCAGGTTTACATTTCTAAAGTCCCATTTAGAAAACCAGCTTACTGGAGTTTAAatcctgttttctgtctgttcaTCTGTATTGTCTTTGGGATTTtcaactaaaacatttaagcgGTTAAATAACCcgttatcttttattttatttccccagaaaataaacatttatactTAATGTCTGTACGCTGAGCATGtggaaccgaagtcaaattccttgtttgtggacAGTGTTGGCCACTAAAGCACAGCAGAGGTTTGTCCAGCAGAGGGTAATGTTGTCCCCTCTTGTGGACATGTAGTTCAAGATTTCTGAAGTAGGGTTCTATTGAAAGATTATAACTAGTTAATATGTTCCCTGCACTAGCTAATTATTGGCATTGTCAATTGGTATGAATCCAGACTAGCGGGTCTTGCTGACTAAAGCTAATGTTTAGTCAGACTGGAGTCCATCTGATCTGAGTCTCTAACATGTTCAGATCCAAGGATGCAACCAGATCATGTTAGAGACATCCAAACAAGAAACCAGAACTAGACTTTAAAagccagaaaaacattttatttcatgttaaacTGAAAGAATATCACATAAAAAATTAGTAAAATCAGTTTCACAGAAGAGAcctgaggagctgcaggagcCTGAAAACAACCAACGAGCGAAAAAAGATTAGTTTAGGTCAGCATTAAAATCCAGATCAGCTGAAGGAATTCAGGAGTAGAACCACCAAATGCTCAACAGGGACCACAGCAGAACCAAAACCGGGGTCACTGAAGGGGCCGTGGAACCCGAGTTACACAGGTTACTGTGGCAACACCTGAAACTGAATCTGGAGATGGACGGAAACATCTGGGTGAGGCGGGACATATCACACTCTGTGTACCGGATACACTGCCGGATCGTCTTCCCACCTGCACATAcagaacaaaaaatactaaCTAGAGAACGTGGACATAGTTGGAAtgctggaaaattaagagtcagcctaacccaaataattattgtttttctgaatctgaatCTCcactgcacggccttgatggctggctatcttcaacctctcctggaagttatgtaaacatgacgctctgctccctctgccccctcccttcactgaggacatctgtggacctgctcagaactttgtggccggttgatgtacattccaacgaaccatcaaggacaatggcctctgtgacagtgcttcatggacttacttgcacacactcacttgcacacacacacatgctcaagataaacatatgcacccctcacaccaccttcaccgttcccagcatgatgttgttttgtcaacttgttgcttctttgtgttgaggttttttgcaatctcaaactgtatcctgctatggataaagtgtgaaatatgattttttttcctctacctACCTAAtttggcctcttttctcatctaagggcagcgcctgtgagtgggcagcaaagcctcggtgacccgacccccccttgtcttgtgtcatgatgtatgtttggatgggttgtactggacttctaatgtaccctcggggatcaataaagtatctctgaattgaattgaattgaattgaataaacatGTAAGGAAAAGAATAAAGTCATTAAACTTTGATGAGAACATTCTGAAGGGAATTTGCTCTGTTTGAAcctcaaatattaaaatttggtGTGAAGTGAAAGTGAAGAgcagattaaaattaaaaaatctatTTGAGGCCTTCAGAAAAGGATTGTATGATCTTAATAGTCTGGTAAAGCATTTTAGAAGGTTGAAATCAGCCTTTCCACTGTATGGAAAACAGGCTGCAAGtggaggacattcaaaacaactgtgAACATGCCCAGGTCTGGCCATCTAATTAAATTCACCTTCAAAGCAGACCGCAAGATGCtgaaagaagtctccaaaaccTTGGACTTACagcagatgagactaaaacccAACATATTTGAGCACCAAAACAGAGGGCATGTTTGGCGTAAACCAAATACAGCAGtccaaaaaaagaacattatacCAGTTGTAAAGCATGGTTTGGCAACAGTCATGGTTTGGAAATGCTTTTCCCAAACAAGACCTGGCCAGCTCAGCAACATTGAATCCACCATGGTTTCTATTGTGTATCAGAGTATGCTTGAGAAAACTTTGAGACTATCTGTAAAAGGTTAAGGCTGAAGACTCTTCAAATCCATTACCTGCCACCTACAATGACCCAAAGccagtaaatccaccaaggaATGGCTGAGAATTAAGAAACGTAGTCCTGGGcacagtcaaagcccagatcttgatctcatTGAGAAATGAACAGTGCATACCATTAAaccctcaaacatctcacagctgagaGTGAGGAGTGGGCTAAAAGGGGTGACAGTAGCTATTAGGGGGTAGGGTGTACCAATGTTTTCCTAGAAAACACGTTTTAGTTCATATCTTTTAATGAGCAGAACAAAGGTCATTTATTGGCGTTTAAATGAAATTTAATCACTTTCTTTTACCTTTTTCTGTTCAGCACCTGGTATTTCCTTTTCCTGGAAATACCAGGCACTCTAGGCTTAATTATCCTGGTTAGTTGCCATCCAGGAAGATTCCCCACAATCTAATGTGAGAGGAGAGCGCAAAATCGCTGCCTGAAAGGTGCAGTTTTATAGTTTCTTTAAtgacagaaaaatctaaatgtaaaatagaaacattttacataaagagcaacatttgaaataaaaacacaacatactTAAACCATAAAGCAGTTTCACAGTTTCTTTTacatatataaaacaaatctcATATTTCTGAGGGGTACAGATGTTTCCACGACAACAGGTGACTTTTAGTTGAACCGACCTGGATCCCTTAGAGAGATGCATGAGTCTTCAAATGTGCACTCCTGCACGTTCTCGCAGCGTCCTGTGTAATCTGCACACTTGTAGCAGCGAAGCCCAGAAcctgaagaagaggaggaggaagattcAGGAGGAGGTTCAGCTCAGAAATTGTTTCCATACGGCTTTTAAAAATAAGCCATACGGCTTCCTGAAGATGAAATCAGTAGACCCAGAGCGAAGGTTCCTATTGTTCCCAGATTTGATGTTTTTCAGAAGAATGAAACTCATGACAGGGTGAATGCAACTACATACTAGTTTAGACTCATGGCAACTTCATGTTTAACATCTAAAGCCCTGTAAAGGTTTATACTATTCTATAAGTTTTCTCTGTGTTACCCTTAAGGAAGAACATTTAGTCTCAGTCTTAGCGCTGTCTTTGGGACACAAGTTATTTGGAGTTCTAAAGTTAATaagttaaaaaagttaaaagatttACAGTAATTGAAGATTTCAGGTGGAGTTCCTCAAGGCTCAGTTCTGAGACTAATGTTTCTTTTGTTCAAATAAATGATGTTGACAAAGTTTCTCATGTGTTACAATTTGACTGACTCTAACAGAAGCTTTTAATCTGATTTGGAATGAAGTTTTTTGGAAATATATGTAGCGGTATAGAGATGTATATTTCTGCACAACTAAGTTCCGGTAAGAACTTCCGGTTGACTCTAGTGGGTGTGGTATAAAAGAAGCTGCCCCACGCCCCTGAGACGCATGTCTCCTGTGCGCTTCCACTGAGTGGCTCGCGTCCTGTTGGACTGGGCTGCAGACAAATGACAGATCGCAAAGTGTGGTATATGCGGCTTAGATTTCCTTGTGGCAGGTGTTCTCTCTTGCTGCACTATGGCTGATCTTTGTAGAAAAGCTAAGTTTAGTATGATTATAGGTGAACGCCACAGTGCTGcttctccttctcttcctcctGTGCGTATGTGTTCGCGGCTGTGTGGATCAGCAGGTGGGCAATTATGTTAATTCTCATTGTCGGCTCAAGTTTCTTACTTTAACAGAACTAGTGATCAACTAATTAAATATCATAGATCTCTCCTGATAACTGGATCGCTGCTGTTTTGTCTCCGGACTTCTGTGTGAACTGTTGTGCCGACGAATTTCAGCACGCTCGACTGTTTCCTACGTCTGGATCCCGGTGGCTCTTACAGGTGGTTCAGCGCCATAGAAAGAGTATTGGTACTCTTTCTATGGCGCTGAGGTGGTTGTATTGTTTGGGGTGTGGCATCGGAGCGCCCAGCTCACATCCCGCTGCGGCGTGGCTAGTGGGCCACATTTGGTCCCAATCCTCTTTTTACTGAGCTTGGGGGAAGTTActgggtttattttgtaaattacttagtttttttattttttttattatactgGGGTGTTCATGatatttattgtttcttttgcaGCTGAGGCTGCAATTGGACTGAGatctttgtgatggccacttcaaatgacttattttatttaagttaCTTTGTAACTTTGTCCATTTGGTAGATACCTTTTTACCAAAGCTTCAACTTCATAGCAGATGTATTGAGTACAGTTTTCCCACACAATGTTTTTTCCTTATGATCCCATGTGTTTTATGAGGTGCACCAGTCCTTAGTGAAAGCAATCCTCCCCACACCTCCATAACATGACAAAGCCAACTCCGTGCTTCACACTTCAGATGGTGCTTTTCCCTACTTATGTAACAACGATCACTATAGACAAacacttcagttttagtttcatcagaccacaagacatttgtctttaaaaattAAAGTCTTTATCCCTGAGTGCACTGTTAAATCGTAATCTGggtcttttatgtttctttcagAGTAATGGCTTTATCTACTCTGATTGGACTTTCAGCCCAGATTGGTTGAGGATTcagttcactgtggataatgacaccTGCCAGCTTCCTCCAGCATCTTCataaggtcttttgcttttgttctgggctTGATACCCCCATTTTGCACCATAACACATTTATCTCTGG
Coding sequences within:
- the cd59 gene encoding CD59 glycoprotein, with the protein product MKRCLGLVLLLCFGMLQVGSGLRCYKCADYTGRCENVQECTFEDSCISLRDPGGKTIRQCIRYTECDMSRLTQMFPSISRFSFRCCHSNLCNSGSTAPSVTPVLVLLWSLLSIWWFYS